The DNA segment TGATATTGATCCACAGGGTAATTCTACCAGCGGACTGGGGATAAATAAAGCTTCCATTAAACGCTGTACCTATGATGCACTGGTTAACGATGTTCCTTTGGAGGATATTATTTTAGATACGGCAGTTCCCAATCTTAAACTGGTACCGGCCACGATCCAGCTGGCGGGGGCGGAGATTGAACTGGTTTCTATTATGTCCAGGGAGAATAAACTCAAACGGGTACTGGATAAGGTTAAATATTCCTTTGAGTATGTGTTGATTGATTGCCCGCCGTCGCTAGGGCTATTGACGATTAATTCCTTAACGGCGGCTAATTCGGTTTTGGTGCCAATTCAGTGCGAATTTTACGCCCTAGAAGGTTTATCGCAGTTGATGAATACCATATCGCTGGTACAAAAGAATTTGA comes from the Propionispora hippei DSM 15287 genome and includes:
- a CDS encoding ParA family protein — protein: MVKVIAIANQKGGVGKTTTSVNLSACLAELGKRVLLIDIDPQGNSTSGLGINKASIKRCTYDALVNDVPLEDIILDTAVPNLKLVPATIQLAGAEIELVSIMSRENKLKRVLDKVKYSFEYVLIDCPPSLGLLTINSLTAANSVLVPIQCEFYALEGLSQLMNTISLVQKNLNPVLALEGVVLTMFDARTNLSIQVVDEVKNHFRSKVYQTIIPRNVRLSEAPSHGQPIIKYDARSKGAEVYMDLAREVCGDD